A part of Solibacillus sp. FSL H8-0538 genomic DNA contains:
- a CDS encoding pyridoxamine 5'-phosphate oxidase family protein produces the protein MESVKKEILEVLNNSHIGTMATVSNGKPFSRYMTFKNKDFVLYTVTDKNSDKVDELLANPYTHILYGYENEGFGDAFVEIEGKVTEFDDAALKLKLMDFFASLVFKEREQMVILKIEPIRMRLMNKKGEPPKELEFSLE, from the coding sequence ATGGAATCGGTAAAAAAAGAAATTTTAGAAGTCCTCAATAACTCCCATATTGGAACAATGGCGACAGTGAGTAATGGGAAGCCGTTTAGCCGGTATATGACATTCAAAAATAAAGATTTCGTGCTGTATACCGTAACAGATAAAAACTCTGATAAGGTGGACGAATTATTAGCAAATCCATATACACATATTTTATATGGCTATGAAAATGAAGGCTTTGGTGATGCTTTTGTTGAAATTGAAGGCAAAGTAACTGAATTTGATGATGCGGCATTGAAACTAAAATTAATGGATTTCTTCGCTAGCCTAGTTTTCAAAGAAAGAGAGCAGATGGTCATTTTAAAAATTGAACCAATTCGCATGCGCCTCATGAATAAAAAAGGTGAGCCACCGAAAGAATTAGAGTTTTCGTTAGAATAA